One segment of Streptomyces sp. NBC_01463 DNA contains the following:
- a CDS encoding GNAT family N-acetyltransferase: MSERTTPHRESLLAVFDREMREHARPDGPGVRVERAGDVVRQVGAPHDWNGVVWSSPGLDAARADAAIAAQVAHWTELGYDEFEWKLYAHDRPADLGARLLAAGFEPEEPETLLVAPVADLSTEVRLPDGVRLRTVRDEADVELMARAHGQAFGSDWSRLRHQVLARLKEDPDHFVGVLALAGDEPVSSARMELYPGTGFAGLWGGGTVEAWRGRGVYRALIAFRAGIAAERGYRYLQVDATEDSRPILQRLGFTALSTTTPYVYRPVS; the protein is encoded by the coding sequence ATGAGCGAACGGACGACCCCACACCGCGAAAGCCTGCTGGCCGTCTTCGACCGGGAGATGCGCGAACACGCCCGGCCCGACGGCCCCGGTGTCCGCGTCGAGCGTGCCGGCGACGTCGTACGGCAGGTCGGGGCGCCCCACGACTGGAACGGCGTCGTCTGGTCGTCACCCGGCCTGGACGCCGCCCGGGCGGACGCGGCCATCGCCGCGCAGGTGGCCCACTGGACGGAGCTCGGGTACGACGAGTTCGAGTGGAAGCTGTACGCGCACGACCGGCCGGCCGATCTGGGGGCGCGGCTGCTGGCGGCCGGTTTCGAGCCGGAGGAGCCGGAGACCCTGCTCGTGGCGCCGGTCGCGGACCTGTCCACCGAGGTCCGGCTCCCGGACGGCGTCCGGCTGCGCACGGTGCGTGACGAGGCCGATGTGGAGCTGATGGCCCGGGCCCATGGGCAGGCGTTCGGTTCGGACTGGTCGCGGCTGCGGCACCAGGTGCTGGCCCGGCTGAAGGAGGATCCGGACCACTTCGTCGGGGTGCTGGCCCTGGCGGGCGACGAGCCGGTGAGTTCGGCCCGGATGGAGCTGTACCCCGGCACCGGCTTCGCCGGGCTGTGGGGCGGCGGCACGGTCGAGGCGTGGCGCGGGCGGGGCGTCTACCGGGCCCTGATCGCCTTCCGGGCGGGGATCGCGGCCGAGCGCGGCTACCGGTACCTCCAGGTCGACGCCACCGAGGACAGCCGCCCGATCCTCCAGCGCCTCGGGTTCACGGCCCTGAGCACGACGACGCCGTACGTCTACCGCCCCGTCTCCTGA
- the ccrA gene encoding crotonyl-CoA carboxylase/reductase, with product MKEILDAIQSQDSTAADFAALSIPESYRAVTVHKDEAEMFSGVASRDKDPRKSLHIEDVPVPELGPGEALVAVMASSVNYNSVWTSIFEPVSTFGFLERYGKLSDLSKRHDLPYHVIGSDLAGVVLRTGPGVNAWKPGDEVVAHCLSVELESSDGHNDTMLDPEQRIWGFETNFGGLAEIALVKSNQLMPKPDHLSWEEAAAPGLVNSTAYRQLVSRNGAGMKQGDNVLIWGASGGLGSYATQFALAGGANPICVVSSDQKAEICRKMGAEAIIDRNAEGYKFWQDEHNQDPREWKRFGKRIRELTGGEDVDIVFEHPGRETFGASVYVTRKGGTIVTCASTSGYTHEYDNRYLWMSLKRIIGSHFANYREAWEANRLVAKGKIHPTLSKVYSLEDTGQAAYDVHRNRHQGKVGVLALAPAEGLGVRDAELREQHIDAINRFRDI from the coding sequence GTGAAGGAAATCCTGGACGCGATCCAGTCGCAGGACAGCACCGCCGCAGACTTCGCGGCACTGTCCATCCCCGAGTCGTACCGCGCGGTGACCGTGCACAAGGACGAGGCCGAGATGTTCTCCGGCGTCGCCAGCCGCGACAAGGACCCCCGCAAGTCCCTCCACATCGAGGACGTGCCGGTGCCCGAGCTCGGCCCGGGCGAGGCGCTGGTGGCGGTCATGGCCAGCTCGGTCAACTACAACTCCGTGTGGACGTCGATCTTCGAGCCCGTCTCGACCTTCGGCTTCCTGGAGCGGTACGGAAAGCTCAGCGACCTCAGCAAGCGCCACGACCTGCCGTACCACGTCATCGGCTCCGACCTGGCGGGCGTCGTCCTGCGCACCGGCCCGGGCGTCAACGCCTGGAAGCCCGGTGACGAGGTCGTCGCGCACTGCCTCTCGGTCGAGCTGGAGTCCTCGGACGGCCACAACGACACGATGCTCGACCCCGAGCAGCGCATCTGGGGCTTCGAGACCAACTTCGGCGGGCTGGCGGAGATCGCCCTCGTCAAGTCCAACCAGCTGATGCCGAAGCCGGACCACCTCAGCTGGGAGGAGGCGGCCGCGCCCGGACTGGTCAACTCCACCGCGTACCGCCAGCTCGTCTCCCGCAACGGCGCCGGCATGAAGCAGGGCGACAACGTCCTGATCTGGGGCGCGAGCGGCGGACTCGGCTCCTACGCCACGCAGTTCGCGCTGGCCGGCGGTGCCAACCCGATCTGTGTCGTCTCCAGCGACCAGAAGGCGGAGATCTGCCGGAAGATGGGCGCCGAGGCGATCATCGACCGCAACGCCGAGGGCTACAAGTTCTGGCAGGACGAGCACAACCAGGACCCGCGCGAGTGGAAGCGCTTCGGCAAGCGCATCCGCGAACTGACCGGCGGCGAGGACGTGGACATCGTCTTCGAGCACCCGGGCCGCGAGACCTTCGGCGCCAGTGTCTACGTGACCCGCAAGGGCGGCACGATCGTCACCTGCGCCTCGACCTCGGGCTACACCCACGAGTACGACAACCGCTACCTGTGGATGTCGCTCAAGCGCATCATCGGCTCGCACTTCGCCAACTACCGCGAGGCGTGGGAGGCCAACCGCCTGGTCGCCAAGGGGAAGATCCACCCGACGCTGTCGAAGGTCTACTCCCTGGAGGACACCGGCCAGGCCGCGTACGACGTGCACCGCAACCGCCACCAGGGCAAGGTCGGCGTCCTGGCGCTGGCGCCCGCCGAGGGCCTGGGCGTGCGCGACGCGGAGCTGCGCGAGCAGCACATCGACGCCATCAACCGCTTCCGGGACATCTGA
- a CDS encoding protein meaA, translating into MTGRQKDRPWLMRTYAGHSTAEASNELYRRNLAKGQTGLSVAFDLPTQTGYDPDHILARGEVGRVGVPVSHLGDMRRLFQDIPLEQMNTSMTINATAMWLLALYQVVAEEQGADADKLQGTTQNDIVKEYLSRGTHVFPPGPSLRLTTDMITYTVNRIPKWNPINICSYHLQEAGATPVQEIAYAMSTAIAVLDAVRDSGQVPEEKFGDVVARISFFVNAGVRFIEEMCKMRAFGRIWDRVTRERYGITNAKQRRFRYGVQVNSLGLTEAQPENNVQRIVLEMLAVTLSKDARARAVQLPAWNEALGLPRPWDQQWSLRIQQVLAHESDLLEYEDIFAGSHVIEAKVDELITDSLAEMDRIEQMGGAMAAVESGYLKSELVSSHAARRARIEGGEEKIVGVNIYGTTEPNPLTADLDGAIMTVDPANEAKVVAALHEWRDNRDEPRATEALAALKKAAAGTENMMEATVECARAGVTTGEWSWALRDVFGEFRAPTGVSSAPVAVTAEAGTPLALVREKVARTAEDLGAGRLRLLVGKPGLDGHSNGAEQIAVRARDAGFEVVYQGIRLTPEQIVSAAVAEDVHCVGLSILSGSHAELVPDVLTRLRRTGAGDIPVIAGGIIPPADAEALIKAGVAAVFTPKDFGITEIIGRIVDEIRKANKLDPLEVPA; encoded by the coding sequence ATGACCGGCCGTCAGAAGGACCGCCCCTGGCTCATGCGGACGTACGCCGGTCACTCGACCGCCGAGGCGTCCAACGAGCTCTACCGGCGCAACCTCGCCAAGGGCCAGACCGGTCTCTCGGTCGCCTTCGACCTTCCGACCCAGACCGGTTACGACCCCGACCACATCCTCGCCCGCGGCGAGGTCGGCCGGGTCGGCGTGCCCGTCTCGCACCTCGGCGACATGCGCCGGCTGTTCCAGGACATCCCCCTGGAGCAGATGAACACCTCGATGACGATCAACGCCACCGCGATGTGGCTGCTGGCGCTGTACCAGGTGGTCGCGGAGGAGCAGGGCGCCGACGCGGACAAGCTGCAGGGCACCACGCAGAACGACATCGTCAAGGAGTACCTCTCGCGCGGGACGCACGTCTTCCCGCCGGGGCCCTCGCTGCGGCTGACCACCGACATGATCACGTACACGGTCAACCGCATCCCGAAGTGGAACCCGATCAACATCTGCAGCTATCACCTGCAGGAGGCCGGGGCCACTCCGGTCCAGGAGATCGCGTACGCCATGTCGACGGCCATCGCCGTGCTCGACGCGGTCCGCGACTCCGGACAGGTGCCCGAGGAGAAGTTCGGCGACGTGGTCGCACGGATCTCCTTCTTCGTGAACGCGGGTGTCCGCTTCATCGAGGAGATGTGCAAGATGCGCGCCTTCGGCCGCATCTGGGACCGCGTCACCCGCGAGCGCTACGGCATCACGAACGCCAAGCAGCGGCGCTTCCGCTACGGCGTGCAGGTCAACTCGCTCGGGCTGACCGAGGCGCAGCCGGAGAACAACGTCCAGCGCATCGTGCTGGAGATGCTGGCCGTCACCCTCTCCAAGGACGCCCGCGCCCGCGCCGTGCAGCTGCCCGCCTGGAACGAGGCGCTGGGGCTCCCCCGGCCCTGGGACCAGCAGTGGTCGCTGCGCATCCAGCAGGTCCTCGCCCACGAGAGCGACCTGCTGGAGTACGAGGACATCTTCGCCGGGTCCCACGTCATCGAGGCCAAGGTCGACGAGCTGATCACCGACTCGCTCGCCGAGATGGACCGGATCGAGCAGATGGGCGGCGCGATGGCGGCCGTCGAGTCCGGCTACCTGAAGTCCGAGCTGGTCTCCTCGCACGCCGCCCGGCGCGCCCGGATCGAGGGCGGCGAGGAGAAGATCGTCGGCGTCAACATCTACGGGACGACCGAGCCCAACCCGCTCACGGCCGACCTCGACGGCGCGATCATGACGGTCGACCCGGCGAACGAGGCCAAGGTCGTCGCCGCGCTCCACGAGTGGCGCGACAACCGCGACGAGCCCCGCGCCACCGAGGCTCTGGCCGCGCTGAAGAAGGCCGCCGCGGGCACCGAGAACATGATGGAGGCCACCGTCGAGTGCGCCCGCGCGGGTGTCACCACCGGCGAGTGGTCCTGGGCGCTGCGCGACGTCTTCGGCGAGTTCCGGGCACCGACCGGGGTCTCATCGGCCCCGGTCGCGGTGACGGCCGAGGCGGGCACCCCGCTGGCGCTCGTCCGCGAGAAGGTCGCCAGGACCGCCGAGGACCTGGGCGCGGGCCGGCTGCGGCTGCTGGTCGGCAAGCCCGGCCTGGACGGGCACTCCAACGGCGCCGAGCAGATCGCCGTGCGCGCGCGCGACGCCGGCTTCGAGGTCGTCTACCAGGGCATCCGCCTGACGCCCGAGCAGATCGTCTCGGCCGCCGTCGCCGAGGACGTGCACTGCGTCGGCCTGTCGATCCTGTCCGGTTCGCACGCCGAGCTGGTCCCGGACGTACTGACCCGCCTGCGCCGCACCGGCGCCGGCGACATCCCGGTGATCGCGGGCGGGATCATTCCGCCCGCCGACGCCGAGGCCCTGATC